A single window of Dermochelys coriacea isolate rDerCor1 chromosome 14, rDerCor1.pri.v4, whole genome shotgun sequence DNA harbors:
- the LOC119842762 gene encoding zinc finger protein 239-like isoform X4 encodes MVGENEEEKSQQEGAEQVELHGIVLGRAEGDVSQSPEQGEACESQRRPEREHGNQPEERLGKSTRGKRGDKNVHAKTRKTSQQRNPAEQRSLACGKCGQSFPCSSALSLHQRSHNSAREKPYKCEECGKRFSRSLNLIIHQRVHTGERPYKCPDCTKCFKNSSGFLRHQLAHTGDKPFICPDCGKCFNRSSTLVTHQRTHTGQQPYKCTHCGKAFSQSSNLIRHQRTHGGERPYPCPDCGKSFTQSSNLMTHQRIHTGERPYKCTECGKGFVQIASLLSHERTHMEGKPHECPDCGKRFRYSSSLTSHQRTHTEENPYKCPDCGKSFPQSSNLSRHQRIHTGEKPYECPVCGRSFIQKSNLFAHQRTHLVDKPSKSPPK; translated from the coding sequence ATGGTAGGtgagaatgaggaggagaaatCTCAGCAGGAAGGTGCTGAGCAAGTGGAACTGCATGGGATAGTATTGGGAAGAGCTGAAGGGGATGTTTCCCAGAGCCCTGAGCAGGGAGAAGCCTGTGAGAGTCAACGCAGGCCAGAGAGGGAGCATGGAAACCAgccagaggagagactgggtAAATCTACTCGTGGGAAAAGAGGGGACAAGAATGTCCAtgcaaaaacaagaaaaacaagcCAGCAAAGAAACCCAGCTGAGCAGAGATCACTTGCCTGTGGTAAATGTGGGCAAAGCTTCCCCTGCAGCTCCGCCCTCAGCCTGCACCAGAGGAGTCACAACAGTGCCAgagagaaaccctacaaatgTGAGGAGTGCGGGAAAAGGTTCAGCCGGAGCTTGAACCTCATCATTCACCAGAGagtgcacacaggagagagaccctacaaaTGCCCTGACTGCACCAAATGTTTCAAGAACAGCTCTGGGTTCCTGAGGCACCAACTAGCCCACACGGGTGATAAACCCTTCATTTGTCCAGACTGCGGGAAATGCTTCAATCGGAGCTCCACCCTTGTCACACACCAGAGGACCCACACGGGGCAACAGCCCTACAAGTGCACTCACTGCGGAAAAgccttcagccagagctccaacCTGATCAGACACCAGAGAACCCATGGGGGAGAGCGTCCCTACCCATGTCCtgactgtgggaagagcttcacTCAGAGCTCCAACCTCATGacccatcagagaatccacacgggggAGAGACCCTACAAATGCACCGAGTGTGGGAAAGGCTTCGTTCAGATCGCAAGCCTTCTTTCCCATGAACGAACCCACATGGAGGGGAAACCTCATGAGTGTCCTGACTGCGGGAAAAGGTTCCGCTATAGCTCCAGCCTGACTTCCCATCAGAGAACTCACACGGAGGAGAATCCCTATAAATGTCCCGACTGCGGGAAAAGCTTCCCTCAGAGCTCGAACCTCAGCAGGCACcagcgaatccacacaggagagaaaccttaTGAGTGCCCCGTGTGCGGGAGAAGCTTCATTCAGAAATCAAACCTGTTTGCTCATCAGAGAACCCACTTGGTAGACAAACCTTCCAAGTCCCCTCCCAAATGA